The following proteins are co-located in the Desulfonatronum thiodismutans genome:
- a CDS encoding response regulator: MRTLIVEDSRSMQEHLREIVAPYGRVVQVLDGRQAVNAFIRSLEDKKLFDLILMDIEMPILDGHQALSMIRRLEEQRLGGIRTKAVMVSSLTDYENILKAQFEERADAYLTKPFEPEILLEILRNHGLIDKGSFPEEDAETSSDTSP, from the coding sequence ATGCGTACGCTGATAGTTGAGGACAGCCGAAGCATGCAGGAACATCTTCGGGAGATCGTGGCGCCCTACGGCCGGGTCGTTCAGGTGCTCGACGGAAGACAGGCCGTGAACGCCTTTATCAGGTCTCTTGAAGACAAGAAGCTGTTCGATCTGATCCTCATGGACATCGAAATGCCGATCCTGGACGGGCATCAGGCCCTGAGCATGATCCGCCGCCTGGAAGAGCAGCGCCTGGGGGGCATCCGGACCAAGGCCGTGATGGTTTCGAGCCTTACGGACTATGAAAACATCCTCAAGGCCCAATTCGAGGAACGGGCCGACGCCTATCTGACCAAACCCTTTGAGCCGGAAATTCTCCTGGAAATCCTCCGCAATCACGGCCTGATCGACAAAGGGTCTTTTCCGGAGGAAGACGCTGAAACCTCTTCGGACACGTCCCCCTGA